A region from the Streptosporangium sp. NBC_01756 genome encodes:
- a CDS encoding KamA family radical SAM protein produces the protein MILKEGSTRGFRAYGAKHLDDLLRRGGLGDDERLRIRAVATVLPFRTNAYVVDQLIDWSAIPDDPIYRLVFPQADMLPEADVTRLAGLLSTGAPNAQIQAAAHEIRMRLNPHPAGQLDLNVPRVGAEPVPGMQHKYAETVLFFPKQGQTCHAYCTYCFRWAQFIGEPDLKFASDDVDNLVGYLKNHPQVTSVLFTGGDPMIMSESVLRRYLEPLLELEQIESIRIGTKSLAYWPQRFVSDPDANDTLRLFASVVDAGKNLAFMAHFSHPREMESPIAEAAVAGILATGAVIRTQAPLIRSINDDPAIWSGMWRRQLTMGMVPYYMFVERDTGPQDYFAVPLARAYEIFRDAYAGVSGLCRTVRGPSMSATPGKVCVDGVAEIAGQKVFVLHLIQARDSELVGRPFFARYDPQAVWLTDLRPAFADRFPFDPPAISEPFVPFETAMASQRLPA, from the coding sequence GTGATCTTGAAGGAAGGCTCTACGCGCGGGTTTCGGGCTTACGGTGCCAAGCATCTCGACGACCTGCTGCGACGGGGCGGCCTCGGAGACGACGAGCGGCTCCGGATCAGAGCGGTGGCGACCGTGCTGCCCTTCCGCACCAACGCGTACGTGGTGGACCAGCTCATCGACTGGTCGGCCATACCTGATGACCCCATATATCGTCTGGTCTTCCCTCAGGCGGACATGCTGCCCGAGGCGGACGTCACCAGACTCGCAGGTCTTCTGAGCACGGGTGCTCCGAACGCGCAGATTCAGGCGGCGGCACACGAGATCAGGATGCGGCTCAACCCGCACCCCGCCGGTCAGCTCGATCTCAACGTCCCCCGGGTCGGCGCGGAGCCGGTGCCCGGCATGCAGCACAAGTATGCCGAGACCGTTCTCTTCTTCCCCAAGCAGGGGCAGACCTGTCACGCCTACTGCACCTACTGCTTCCGGTGGGCGCAGTTCATCGGAGAGCCCGACCTGAAGTTCGCCTCCGACGACGTCGACAACCTCGTCGGCTATCTGAAGAACCACCCCCAGGTGACCAGCGTGCTGTTCACCGGCGGCGACCCCATGATCATGAGCGAGTCCGTGCTCCGCCGCTATCTGGAGCCGCTGCTCGAGTTGGAGCAGATCGAGTCCATCCGCATCGGCACCAAGTCACTGGCCTACTGGCCGCAGCGGTTCGTCTCCGACCCTGACGCGAACGACACGTTGCGCCTGTTCGCCTCCGTGGTGGACGCGGGTAAGAACCTGGCCTTCATGGCGCACTTCTCCCACCCGAGGGAGATGGAGTCCCCCATCGCCGAGGCCGCTGTGGCCGGGATCCTCGCCACCGGGGCGGTGATCCGGACCCAGGCGCCGCTGATCAGGTCCATCAACGACGATCCCGCGATCTGGTCGGGCATGTGGCGCAGGCAGCTCACCATGGGCATGGTGCCCTACTACATGTTCGTCGAGAGGGACACCGGGCCCCAGGACTACTTCGCGGTACCCCTCGCCCGGGCCTACGAGATCTTCAGGGACGCCTACGCGGGCGTATCGGGGCTGTGCCGCACGGTGCGGGGCCCCTCCATGTCGGCCACTCCCGGCAAGGTCTGCGTGGACGGCGTCGCGGAGATCGCCGGACAGAAGGTCTTCGTGCTCCACCTCATCCAGGCACGCGACTCCGAACTGGTCGGCCGCCCCTTCTTCGCGCGCTACGACCCTCAGGCGGTGTGGCTCACCGATCTGCGGCCGGCGTTCGCCGACCGCTTCCCCTTCGATCCCCCGGCGATCTCCGAACCGTTCGTCCCCTTCGAGACGGCGATGGCCTCCCAGCGACTGCCCGCCTGA